Proteins found in one Venturia canescens isolate UGA chromosome 6, ASM1945775v1, whole genome shotgun sequence genomic segment:
- the LOC122412143 gene encoding uncharacterized protein: MSRSVEVSSCCTKEFSSVENPLRRFEPKRSVHMCVERARRTLNSRTRSSQFFSFCLGITRVDRRFGQHEFWPRWSESLPYVEKGKTRPKIVKNRGSRKSIFHRVFPEVPTRVQMMHVRLDAWNIDPWEPGGGDDDDGDDEDTAGLVPAPPSRCRHPSAT, from the exons AATTCTCCAG TGTTGAAAATCCTCTTCGTCGATTCGAGCCGAAGAGGTCCGTACATATGTGCGTGGAACGAGCCCGGAGAACCCTCAACAGCAGAACGCGTTCTTCACAATTCTTCAGTTTTTGTTTGGG GATCACGAGGGTGGATCGACGCTTCGGCCAGCATGAATTTTGGCCCCGGTGGTCTGAGAGTCTACCATATGTTGAGAAGGGAAAAACAAGGCCAAAAATCGTGAAGAATCGTGGctcgagaaaatcgatttttcacagAGTTTTTCCAGAGGTTCCTACGCGTGTTCAGATGATGCACGTTCGTTTGGATGCGTGGAATATCGATCCTTGGGAACCCGGTggtggtgatgatgatgacggtGATGACGAGGACACAGCTGGACTTGTGCCAGCGCCTCCCTCTCGCTGCAGACACCCATCTGCCACGTAA